From a single Candidatus Neomarinimicrobiota bacterium genomic region:
- a CDS encoding PQQ-binding-like beta-propeller repeat protein, whose product MFTRRLGGNRTVTLFCITCSVFSQAVESPWPMYQHDAEHSGRSPYAVYENPTTRWSFAAGDWILSAPSIAPDGTIYCTSLDSSLYAIGPDGSLKWSFKTAGQVLSSPALGSEGTVYFGSQDGKLYALNSDGSLKWVFNADRWIQSSPSIDTSGNVYVGSGDSSLYAIRFDGSLKWKFRTGGRVDSSPAIGADGTIYVGSFDGKLYAVNPDGSKKWDFTTNGVIIASPAVGDDGTVYVGSEDNQFYVINPDGSLKWTYTTGYFIDVSPALDVDGTVYVGSLDHKLYALNSDGSLRWTFNSGDMILTAPAIDAAGTIYVGSGPMLWMECMLYALTSEGTVRWEYEAGANVGRGFAIGSDSTLFVGSGSNLLAVGPQYSPIILSVSDVPHDQGGKVTVTWKASLLDWDVNELPYYSVWRAIPFTLLTSKSEQVSRASPIKPHEGGSRVIMKNGVSYSWEWIANQPAHRFSEYSYTVPTLYDSMAGTNGIHYVLVSAHTKDPNVFYDSSPDSGYSVDNLAPLPPQNLIGSWDGEVISLSWHRNQEADLKHYLVFRSTLPGVDPSHLEPLAVVSDTAYQDVISLSTGSLYYVIVAEDIHGNWSAKSNEYCTPPLFSRGTIKVPSQFNFSENYPNPFNPVTTVRYDVSLSSDVSLIVYDILGREVARLADQEMEPGYYQVIWDGRDVIGREVPSGIYIARLVTPEYSKSIKMVLLK is encoded by the coding sequence ATGTTTACCAGACGGCTAGGCGGAAACCGCACAGTGACACTTTTTTGTATTACATGTTCCGTATTTAGCCAGGCTGTAGAATCACCGTGGCCCATGTATCAACATGATGCAGAGCATAGCGGAAGAAGTCCATACGCGGTGTATGAAAATCCAACAACGAGATGGTCATTCGCTGCTGGAGATTGGATCCTATCTGCTCCTTCCATTGCGCCTGATGGTACAATCTATTGCACCTCTCTAGACAGTTCGCTGTATGCCATTGGTCCGGATGGATCACTAAAATGGTCATTTAAAACTGCTGGTCAGGTACTTTCCTCGCCTGCCCTAGGATCGGAGGGAACCGTCTATTTTGGTTCGCAGGATGGCAAGCTCTACGCTCTTAATTCAGATGGATCACTGAAATGGGTCTTTAATGCCGATAGATGGATACAATCCTCACCTTCTATTGACACAAGCGGTAATGTCTATGTCGGCTCTGGTGATAGTTCGCTATATGCCATTAGATTTGATGGCTCGTTGAAATGGAAGTTTAGAACCGGTGGCAGGGTCGATTCTTCACCAGCGATTGGCGCGGATGGCACTATATATGTGGGGTCATTTGATGGAAAACTCTATGCTGTGAATCCTGACGGATCGAAAAAATGGGACTTTACAACCAATGGTGTAATCATCGCCTCACCAGCAGTTGGGGATGACGGGACTGTGTATGTCGGATCTGAAGACAATCAGTTTTATGTGATCAATCCTGATGGATCTCTAAAATGGACCTACACTACGGGCTACTTCATTGATGTTTCACCAGCCCTTGACGTAGATGGAACCGTCTATGTCGGTTCACTTGATCACAAGCTGTATGCTCTTAATTCTGACGGTTCCTTAAGATGGACCTTCAATTCAGGAGATATGATATTGACCGCTCCTGCAATTGATGCTGCGGGTACTATTTACGTCGGATCGGGTCCTATGCTTTGGATGGAGTGCATGCTCTATGCCCTAACTAGTGAAGGGACAGTGAGGTGGGAATATGAAGCTGGTGCAAATGTTGGCCGTGGATTTGCTATCGGCTCAGATAGTACCCTGTTTGTTGGCAGTGGATCTAATCTTCTTGCTGTGGGACCGCAATACTCCCCAATCATTCTCTCAGTTAGTGATGTACCCCATGACCAGGGTGGCAAAGTGACAGTCACCTGGAAGGCTTCATTATTGGACTGGGATGTAAACGAACTTCCATATTATAGTGTCTGGAGAGCGATTCCATTTACCCTACTCACCAGTAAGTCGGAGCAAGTGTCTCGGGCTTCGCCGATTAAGCCTCATGAAGGTGGTTCTCGTGTGATAATGAAGAATGGGGTATCATACTCATGGGAGTGGATCGCCAATCAGCCTGCACATCGTTTCTCAGAGTACTCATATACTGTGCCAACTCTCTACGATTCAATGGCCGGGACCAATGGCATCCATTACGTGCTTGTATCAGCACATACGAAGGATCCGAATGTGTTCTATGATTCCTCACCTGATAGCGGTTATTCGGTAGATAACCTGGCACCATTGCCCCCACAGAATCTCATAGGGAGTTGGGATGGAGAGGTCATCAGTTTGAGCTGGCATCGCAATCAGGAAGCAGACCTGAAGCACTATTTGGTTTTCAGAAGTACTTTGCCGGGAGTAGATCCAAGTCATCTTGAACCTCTCGCCGTTGTGAGCGACACTGCGTACCAAGACGTTATTAGCCTAAGTACAGGTAGTCTCTATTATGTGATAGTGGCGGAGGATATACACGGGAATTGGAGTGCAAAGAGTAATGAGTACTGCACACCTCCACTTTTCAGTCGAGGCACAATCAAAGTCCCTAGTCAATTTAACTTCTCAGAAAATTACCCCAATCCCTTCAATCCGGTCACCACCGTGCGCTATGACGTGTCCCTATCAAGTGATGTCTCATTGATCGTCTATGACATCCTGGGCCGGGAGGTGGCACGTCTGGCAGATCAAGAAATGGAACCAGGCTATTATCAGGTGATATGGGACGGTAGGGATGTCATAGGCCGCGAAGTGCCTTCCGGCATCTACATCGCCCGGTTGGTGACCCCGGAGTACAGCAAATCCATCAAGATGGTGCTGCTGAAATAG
- a CDS encoding glycoside hydrolase family 27 protein produces the protein MEDIEALDDGLALTPPMGWNSWNKFGCNVDEALIREIADALVSSGMRDAGYRYVVIDDCWQVGRDDQGNIIPDPERFPSGMKALADYIHAKGLKFGLYSDAGMMTCQKRPGSRGYEFQDARQYAVWGVDYLKYDWCYHGKQNAEASYALMRDALQKAGRPIVFSICEWGTNKPWLWAKDIGHLWRTTGDIQDCWDCVRDWGGMGWTKILDLQAGLESYAGPGHWNDPDMLEVGNGGMSITEYRAHFSLWCLLAAPLMAGNDLRDMSAEIVEILTNKEVIAVNQDPLGRQGRKVRDDGDFEVWAKQLQDGTRSVVLFSRSDSDAKMSVAWNEIGYPNNLSARVRDLWSAKDLGKFKGSFSARVPSHGVVMVKIMP, from the coding sequence ATGGAGGATATTGAGGCCCTCGACGATGGTCTGGCCTTAACCCCACCTATGGGTTGGAACAGCTGGAATAAGTTTGGCTGCAATGTTGATGAAGCATTAATCAGAGAGATTGCCGATGCGCTGGTCAGCAGCGGGATGAGAGACGCCGGTTATCGCTATGTGGTCATCGACGACTGCTGGCAGGTGGGCCGGGACGATCAGGGCAACATCATTCCCGATCCCGAGCGGTTTCCGTCGGGTATGAAAGCGCTGGCCGACTATATTCATGCCAAAGGATTGAAGTTTGGCCTGTATTCGGATGCGGGTATGATGACCTGTCAAAAGCGACCCGGGAGCCGGGGGTACGAATTTCAGGATGCGCGCCAGTATGCCGTCTGGGGGGTGGACTATTTGAAGTATGACTGGTGCTACCACGGCAAGCAGAATGCAGAGGCCTCTTACGCCTTGATGCGGGATGCCCTTCAGAAGGCAGGACGTCCGATTGTTTTCAGCATCTGTGAATGGGGCACCAATAAGCCGTGGCTGTGGGCGAAGGACATCGGTCATTTGTGGCGCACCACCGGCGATATTCAGGATTGCTGGGACTGCGTGAGGGATTGGGGCGGCATGGGCTGGACGAAAATTCTCGATCTACAGGCTGGGCTGGAGTCATATGCCGGCCCCGGCCATTGGAACGATCCCGACATGCTCGAAGTCGGCAATGGGGGCATGAGCATAACCGAATATCGCGCCCATTTCAGCCTCTGGTGCCTGTTGGCAGCACCCCTGATGGCCGGCAACGATTTGCGGGACATGTCCGCGGAGATAGTCGAGATATTGACCAATAAGGAGGTCATTGCCGTTAATCAGGACCCCCTGGGCAGGCAGGGCCGGAAGGTCAGGGATGACGGGGATTTCGAAGTATGGGCAAAACAACTTCAGGATGGCACCCGATCGGTGGTGCTGTTTAGCCGTAGCGATTCAGATGCAAAAATGTCCGTCGCATGGAATGAAATCGGCTACCCGAACAATCTATCGGCCAGAGTTCGTGACTTATGGTCAGCAAAAGACCTGGGCAAGTTTAAAGGCAGCTTTTCGGCGCGAGTTCCTTCGCATGGCGTGGTGATGGTTAAAATTATGCCCTAG